The sequence gactcaacagagacgcccagacgtccctctccccagacacctcctccagctcctccggggggagcccaaggcgttcccaggccagccgagagacatagtccctccagcgtgtcctgggctgtccacTGGggctcctcctggtgggacgtgcctggaacacctcccgaggaaggtgtccaaggaggcatccggtatagatgcccgagccacctcaactggctcctctcgatgtggaggagcagcggctctactccaagaccctcccggatggccgagctcctcaccctatctctaagggagtgccaggcaaccctacagaggaagctcatttcagaaGCTTGTATCCGGGaactcgttctttcggtcatgacccaaagttcatggccataggtgagggtaggaacgtagaccgactggttaatcgagaacttcgcttttcggctcagctctctcttccagCACAGTGTCCACATTACTGTGGCagtcgcaccgatccgtctgtcgatctcccgctccattctcccctcgtgaacaagaccccgagatacttgaactcctccacttgaggcaggaactcccctccaacctgaagaggacaagccacccttttccggttgagaaccatggcctcggacttggaggagctgatcttcatcccaaccgcttcacactcggctgcgaactgccccagcgcatgctgtaggtcttggctagaggggttTAGACATTATGTTGATAAATACCTTAAATTTTGTTAAACAGTTTAAGACACATCTGGTATTATCTGTAAATTCTTAAAGCAAACCCTTCACAAATGCATTTCTTTAATTACttcaaaactgttttaatgtCCTATAAAGTCTTTTGCCATTCCTTTAAGGTCCATTCTTTATTCACATGGAATCTACTTGTTCTTCTATTTCTTCTTAAGTATTTGGTACTGCACAATCATTTTCTGTCTTATCTACAATGTGTGCATTTGTAAGGGAATTTTCAGGATTTTTGCTGCAAGGTTTggtttaaaatctattttcatCCCTCCATCCACTGTTTATACGTGCTTGTCCATGCacggttgcgggggagctggtacctatctccagtggtcattgggtgagaggcaggttTTGTGCAAACACGCTTTTATAAACATTTGAACTTTCATCATGTTTGCATTTGATGATAATTTACTCAGTAACTGATGATAATTTACCCTGCAAATGCAGGTTCAGTAGAAGGCCGTGGGCTACCAATGATTCCTGTGGAAAATACCTGCTGATAATGTTATATGTGCAACATTTTCAGTAAGTCACTctgataataaaaatgaatgtctGCAATGTCTACTTCTCTACCAAGAAAGTAATCtgaatggaaaatgttttgcatgttcAGGACAGGTTTCATACAGGAAGTTAATTTGTGGGGTGCCATTCTGAAGCACATTTACCATGTAAAGAATCATAATTTCTTCAATTGATCACATTTTTGAAAAGCACCTTTACTTTTCTGTACTGTATTTAGAAACATTTTCCATTAAATTGTCTGTTTTGTGGTGCGGTTTTCATCATATTCATCCTTACATTATGAGCcacaaaaactttgtttttcttttttcttcagagGAGCATCTATAATAAGAGATCTTAATTTGAACTGATTTCTTTTATCATACTGAGAGCTGCGTACGAATCAGTACGAGGCTGGTTTATTAGATTATTGCTATCTCTACTATAAACACTGACATCTGATGTCACAATCATTTATGTTATCTAAACTCTCTAAGATTTTGCATCCATCATTTGTAACCAATATTTTAGTTTTGGATACATATAAATCTTAGTCTTATTTATTATTGAGTATTTCTCATTACCTCAAAAATACTAGTAAAAGACAGATCTGCTGTTTAGTGGCATTACACTTAATAATACCACTTCCCTAATGTTAGGTGGTAATAACATATTCAGATAAATTTCCCACACAATAAGCAAGTATAGGCAATCATGTACACCACATGATTGGCTTTACAATATAATCTTTATTTAGTAATTACAGGTTACAACACAGCAACAGCGAAAATATCACATTACACAGAACATCCTAAacaatttttgtttgctttttgtttgcaATAAATTAAGCACTGAAAGAGGACGAAACACAAGAATCCAAAGACCTAAACGGAAGTCAATGAATCaatttgaatattttagttaattcaaaaaatattttaaatcaagtCAAGAAACATGACTGCAACAAATGATAAGGCACTTTAACTTAAAAATGTGCATTCTTGCTGCCTTAAAATTTTAAGCTGTGCTACAGCACTAAATGTGTAGGTATCTAGTTACTAAATTCACCTTTTCAGTTATTtagcatttcattaaaaatactttagcATCTATATTGTACAGCTCTAAGATGTAATTTTCTATATATCAACCTATCCTACAGTTCAGATTATGCACTTAAAAAGATGGTCGTTTGGTCTAATTCCATTTTAGAAACGCATCACTCAAATATGCTCAAaaagtaaacagttttatctatTTACTTTGAAAACACTTGTAATGTGATCAAAGACCAAATTGTTAAACTTATAATTTTAAGTCACAAACTCAGGCTTGTAAGTTCTAAAGCTAAAAAGTAGCAATTTTTTGTGACAAATACACGTATATACAATGAGGCTATGGATAACAATGgcttattttactaaacttcaCAATGAGCAATGTATTACCTGAATATTTTTTACAGTTCTTAAGGAAAGGGAAACAATCAAAGAGCTACTTTGAAACAATCTTTTTAAGAGACCTatacacaaaataacaaaaggaaaaaggaagGTGGAGAACACTAATAATCAACCAGTACAAAAGGCAAAAGATGAAAAGTTTGCAAACCGTGATTGTCAGACAGCACAGACACATACTCATGATgccaaatgttttagttttacatGTGCTTGTTGGCCCATGTCTTACCATGGGTCCCCTTAGTGTATCAATTGGCTTAGTCTCCTTTTCTTTGTGGCACCATTTGCAGAGCATCGCCATTGCACCGTgactgctgctgctcctcctgttGGGCTGCAGGCTGCAGGGATTGTGCAGGGATGGTTGCAGTCTGTGTGTCCAAGGCCTTTTCTTTAAGAGCAACTTTAATAGTGGCggccatgatgctgccaccagatGGAGGAGCAGGGTCACTTCCAGGTGTGTTGGCATCAGGTGCTGCCCCAGCAGCAGTGCCTGCAGCCCCTGAGTCACCCTGATCAGGCCCTCGAAGCCGTTTCATGAGGGTAGTCACCCTTACAGCTTTCTGTGAGCCAAACAAATCTTATTTTATAAAGCATGAAAAATGTCCAAGCCCTTAAAAATCAAAAACTTCTTCGAAGTGTGGAATACAGTCTCTCAGACTTAATTAAATATggtctaaaaatatttttcataaagtAATTCTCAAATACGACCGAGAAAAAGCTTGGATGCATAAATCAAGTCAAACCTAAACTCTGTGGGTGAGATATCAGAGGACTTAAATCATATGGTCTCGTATGGGCAAACATAACTGCACCTTCTTCGAGTGCTTTGTAGTTATTAGATGGCCAGACTAAAATAGTTATTGCTTTAACACAAATGAGGGGTTTACCTATCTAGTTCTTTGAAAAAACTAGGTAGTTTTAaccaaacatttcaaaaattGTGAGCCAATTTGTTGGATAAGAGAACAGACTAGAAAGAGCCTTATCTTGTTTAAAAGAGccattttgaataagaacctaCAACAGGGGTCACAGACCTCCATGTCTTAATTGCTCGTCAGTAAAAGTCTTATTAGATATTATGAGGCTGCCGAATCTTTCtctgatgaaaaataaattaaatgaaaatcacTCATTTTAACCCAAAGATTACTTGTTCAGAAACCTAGGTATTAGTTATTCTTTAACCCACTCTTTGGTAGCCTTAATTAACCACTTTAACCCATTTCTTGGGTTCAAAACCTAACCCAGTATTCTGGCTCAAACCAATGATCCAATCCTGTTGTGTTAAATCAATCCAGGTCTGGATCTGATCATGTCTGACACTGGACATACAAAGCATACAAACCCATATGGGGTTGCTTTTTACCCAGCAgtttttagaaaacattaacatcaaatggaaatattgtctaatgtaaatatttattgtatGTTTAATGTATGTGAGAGATACTACCTTCCATTTTGCTTTGGCAAAGTTCTTTTCAATTTGGGCACAAACTCCATCTTTTATGTTCTTGTCTGAGGCTGCGTTTCCAGAAATcctaaaatatcaaacaaaggAACAATATTCATCAGCActtaaaaagtacaaaaaagtgAAGAACCCGGTTAATCTGCAAGAGGGAACAAGCTGATCTGATAGTGATTTGCCGTTACACCATTAAGAACAATGAATTCTACAGGAAaatttttatttccaaggagctGCAACATTACAAACCAGCACCAGAGGACGTCAGTAAAAGCATCACATGTGAAGTTGGTCAAAACAGTGGGTGAAGGCCACAGGACACAGAGTATGCCTTGTATTAACGCAAAGCCATATCAGCACGTAATGGAGTTTGATGGGGTTTCCATTGGAGGTGGAAACACAATTCCCTTTAGTCAACCAACACATACTGCTATAAGCAAGGATTGTTAAATTGTGCTCCGTGCAGTTAAAAAGCCCCATTACACCACTGCCTGCCACCTGAACACAACTATTGGACTCTTTATATCTTCATGTGTAATGACGCATTGTTCAACAGATTTCCTTTACTCATGGTGCAACCACAATTTAGGTCCCATGAAGCCCAATTTACGCCTTGAATTATTAACATCGCCATCACTTGTCTGCATGAGCACAAaatcagaaatttctttctgggTGCTTATTTTGATTAAAGTGAGTGCATTTGACTTGTTTCCATTTTTACCATTCATGGGCTATAGCTTCCTGAGCTGTCAATCGCTGATCTTGGTCGACATCCATCAAAGATGCCACCAAGGTTTTGgctgtaaaacacataaaaacacaagaaaaaaaggatttttggtAAATTTGTTTCACAAAATGCAATCTATTGATATGTTATGTGTAATATGCATAATGCAGAAGTTAATATATGACTTGATTATATCTTACCAGAATCAGAAATATCATCCCAGTATGGAGAATCAAATTCATAGTCCCCAGATAAAATCTTTAGAAAAAGATTTTTGTCACGGCTATCCGGATCTTCTTCATCAGAATCATCGTAGAAAGGAGGGTTCCCTGATAAACTATGGAGAAATACATTGAATGATTTTTAggaatatatttaatttaatgcaCTTAAAAGTACATGACTTAGCACCTACAGTATATACATGATGACACCGATGGCCCAGCAGTCCACAGGTCGTCCGTATCTCTGTCTTCCAACCACTTCAGGAGCTACATTTAGAGTAAAGCCAGTATATCATACTCATGGCATTAATGCAAAATAGATCAggatttgtttcatttaaattacTGGTATAAATTTAGATCAGATGTTATGTCACTCACCAAGGTATTCTGGAGTCCCACACGGATCCTTAATGAGTCCAATTTCCAGTTTTGCCAACTGAAAGTCACTGATAACAATTTTGGAGTGCTTCAAACGATTATAGTACACCAAGTTCTCCAGCTGCATTAATAAAGATATAGAGGATTACAAAGCAATGAAGGATTCAGTATAGCTTGGTGATCATATGTTTATCTGTGAAGGTTGTTATGATGTTCATCCTACTCagaaatcttttattttgtcatgtGGTGAAAAGCTTCATTTGTTTCACTAGGTGTCAGTAGTGCACTCTACCTTGAGGTTTCTGTGGACAATTTTCAGTGAGTGCAGGTAAGCTATGGCCTCCAGCACCTGCCTCATAACATTGCTGGTGTCCCGCTCTGAGTAGTAACCTTGATCCAAGATCCAATCAAAGACCTCCCTTCCTGTAGCGCTGATAAGATGGTAgatctttattaaaaatgtttaattatatGTGTCGTGTTGTTTGAGGATGAAAGACCCTTAAGGTACTTACAGCTCCAGAAAAATGAAGTACTCTTTCTTAGTTTCAAATGCATCAACCAGCTGAAGGATGTTGTGGTGTCTTACCCTTTAAATAACAGGAAAAGAGTTAGGAgcagagaacattgagagatgTAAGGTGACAACAATATAACCTCAACAACGGCTATAACTTACAGTTCGGCTAACCAATCAAGTACATCAAATTAGTAAATAATCTTCTAGGATAGGATAGGTTCAGTCTAGTTTAACTTCATAGATAGAATTTTGTTTGCAGCCGGAAATGTCTTATTTTGGTCTGACCTGAGTATCTTTTTCCACATGGACactgtgttccctacatggaTAATCAAACATTAGACAAGACTAGTCATGGCTTTCTCGTGACGATGGCTTCATTCTGGCTACCTCTGGATAAATGCAAGATTTGGGGAATGCACAAACAGTCTTTGTCCTGTTGACTGACTCCCCCtccacctgagcagtggatctcctccagagttgccatgggccctttggctgcttctctgattattgctctccttgcccGATCTGTTTTTTTCAGGTTGGCAACAATGTTTTGCAGATGTTTCATACTCTTCATTTtctgatgatggattgaatagtttatgtttttaagaGTATCAGATTAGCGCCTGAAAACATATGCAAACCATACTTCTCACATTTTCATTTgtgaatatttttcaaaaatcatgcattattttccttcagcctcatatttaaatactttttttgttcatcacataaaatccccaaaataaTATATCGTAGTGTGTGGCTGTAAaggaagaaaatgtaaaataggtTTGAGGAGTATAAGCACTTTTACCAGCCACTGCAGTAAAAGTCAAAAATCAAATacaaagacatttatttttcttcaaaacatAGGAACAATTTCCAGCTGCAGCTTTTATgtgtaataataaatatttacttcAGCACACTCAGATTGACAAATAAATTACAGAGCTTGTGTGAATAGTGATAAAGTTATTATCTAATTGAGCAGTGTGAATAAATACAATGTTTCTTTAGTTTGGCTTTTGATAACAGTCAGCTTAACAGTCAGATAACAGACAGCTTCACGTCATATAATTTTGATCAGCATTTGGATACATAATTTAATTtactattgtgttttttttatctgatttaataataaaacagaaaggaaATTTGGCAATAAATTGACCTATAGTACAGAAGGCAAGTTAGATATTTAGTGAATCATGTTTTGACATTTGcctattgtcttttttttacaagACAAACTGTTTTACAGCATATTTGTGATCTCATTTGTCTCGATGCAAGTACAGCGCTTCAAATTGGGTTAGACTAGGTAAGATCTTTATTAATATTCACTTACATCTTCAAGATCATTATCTCATTCTTTGCAGCTTTCCTCACTTTTCGTCCATCTTTTTTGTTAAACTTTTTACATGTGTACATTTTCAAGGTGTTCCTGTCCTTGGCTCGAAATATCTCACAAAACTCCTCCCtatgaaaaaaagacaacagagcaaacattttgtgtattttgggttaAATCCCCTCAGGGTTTCAACAAACTTGTGAGAATTTACCACAAAAAATATGTACTTACGACTTAACAACTTGTCCAAGGTCATATTTGTCAGTCACCTCCGTGGGACTGTTGTAATCCTTCTTCTCCCCGAGTGTGAGACAACCAAACGGCATGGCAGCTTGTGCCCTTCAGCCAAGGAAAGTCCTGCCACAGTGTGACCTGTCAGTAAGGAGCAACACCTCAAAATTATGTGAAACTGTAAAGTTTCATTTCAACAAACCTGTGCACTGAAAGATCCACAGTAATGTGCAACTATATTTTGTTAATGAATATTAGAAAACAATGCAAGCAATGAATGCACAATGATGCACTTAAGACAAAGCGAGCACAGTAAATGAATGCCCATATGTAGGGAGCAGTTTGTGTTTATAATGGTTTTTCTTTGTTAGTTATGCATCTGAGAATACTGCTGGTGAGTCTAATCAGGTATGTAAAGTTAATATTTCACATTACAGCGGGGGCTACCCAACAAAATGACGACTTCTTTCAATAATGTAGCTTTCTGCAGTGAGCTCGAGCCTGTTTCTCTCAGGTTCTGTGGTGAGTCAATGTCATAATgcagcaccagcagcagcagctgcggCAACATTCATTCATCTCTTtcataataaataaactaaattgaaaataaaggtataacttttgcccatttttttaattcatgaaATATTCATGTACAGTGAAAATGCTGTTATACGTCCAGCCCTGGGGAATGTACAACTTTGTAGCAAGATTTTACAGCAAACAGTAAAATTATTAGATTTTTCCCTTAAAGTTGTGTCTAAAACTAATGTAAGAAAAAATGTACTTAGTTGTCTTTCTTTACAGTAGTTAAGACTGAAATTATTCAAACTCCCAGCAGacttagatttaaaataattatttttttaaccaagaAGTTGTATTTCTGATTGGAAACAAGACAGaatgtaataaaacaatgtagaaGATGTGTGAATTCTGAAAACAAACTGgcattttgaaaattatttatacccttttcaataattattcataaaa comes from Girardinichthys multiradiatus isolate DD_20200921_A chromosome 20, DD_fGirMul_XY1, whole genome shotgun sequence and encodes:
- the LOC124856347 gene encoding caM kinase-like vesicle-associated protein, which encodes MPFGCLTLGEKKDYNSPTEVTDKYDLGQVVKSEEFCEIFRAKDRNTLKMYTCKKFNKKDGRKVRKAAKNEIMILKMVRHHNILQLVDAFETKKEYFIFLELATGREVFDWILDQGYYSERDTSNVMRQVLEAIAYLHSLKIVHRNLKLENLVYYNRLKHSKIVISDFQLAKLEIGLIKDPCGTPEYLAPEVVGRQRYGRPVDCWAIGVIMYILLSGNPPFYDDSDEEDPDSRDKNLFLKILSGDYEFDSPYWDDISDSAKTLVASLMDVDQDQRLTAQEAIAHEWISGNAASDKNIKDGVCAQIEKNFAKAKWKKAVRVTTLMKRLRGPDQGDSGAAGTAAGAAPDANTPGSDPAPPSGGSIMAATIKVALKEKALDTQTATIPAQSLQPAAQQEEQQQSRCNGDALQMVPQRKGD